The DNA region CCTGAGCCTGCTCAGTGGGGCCCAGCTGCACACAGGCTCCAGGAGGCCTGGACCCCTGGGTCCCTCATCTCAGCTCTGGGCTGCCACCAATCAGACCCAGGCTCTGGGCCAAGGAACCCTCGGCTCCCAGGTACAATCTTCTGCCCTCAGCAGCTGGAAGGCCTTCTTGGGCCTGCAGAAAACTGGGCCgctggggagagggagcctgcATCACGGGCAGGAGGTGGCCCCCACCGTGTCTCTGCCACTGGACCCGCAGGAAGTGGCCCATGAGACGTGCAAGGCTGTGCCGTACACCCAggtgagggtgggtgggggaaggggagggcggAGTTCCAGCATGGGCGGAGAGCATGGATTGTGGCGCTGCCCAGATCTGGGGTCAAGCCTCGAATCCTCCATCTAAATGTCTCCTCTCCTCAGTTTCCTGTCTTATAAAATGAGGCATAAGCCTCTCCTACCCAACCATGCAGTTTACCTCCATCCTGGTCTCCCACCCAAGTCTGTTCTTCCACTGAATACCTGAGTCacattccctccctcctccactcagAACCCTCCATGGCTCCCACTTTACTCAGAGCAAAAGCCACTTCCTTCCCGAGGCCCAGAAGGCCCTGCACCCTCTGCCTGTCACCTCCCTGACCTCGCCTGCTCCCACTCTCCCCTTACGCACTTCACTCCTGCCACACCGGCCACCTGGCTTTTTAGCTGGACACGCCAATGTCACATCTCCCTTCGGGCCTTGGCACTGGCTGTTCCCTTTCGCCTCTACCATTCACCCCCCAAACTCCCCAAGCATTCTGTGGCTCCTTCTCTCATCTCCTTGAGGTTTTTACtcaaacatcttttaaaaatgcagcgCTTTCCACCCTGTTGCCCatttcctgctttatttctcGCTGTAGAACACATCATCGCGTAACATATAAAGTGATTTTGTAATTGCGTTGATCATATCTCCCTCACTAGGATGCCTGCTCTACCTTGATCACTTCTGTATCCCCATCTCCAGGCCTGTGAGCAGAGCCAGGCCCACGGCCCACGATGGGCactcaatgtttgttgaatgaataaaggaatgaataataGTCTCTGTCTCCTAAGGGCTGCTGGGCAGTTGAATGAGACAGGTACGGGTATGGGCATTCAGTCAGTGCTCCATAAGAGCTGTGGGAGCTCAGAGCATGTGTTTAGAGCCCCGGCTTTGGTGTCTGGTGTACCTGGCTTCAAGTTATGCCTTAACTGATGATTTCTCTCTGACCCGGGGGAAGCGGCTTCCTTTCTCTGAGGCTCACTGCCTAGCTTTGCAAAAACAGACTTAACAATAGACGTGAATTTACGCATGGTGTTTGGAGCCATGCCCTGCAAGGTATCCGTTCCCAAGACCCCCtggttttttattcattcagcaaattttCGCTGAATCCAGGAGTCGTGGGTGtgactgtgtggccttggaccaGCTACCTTGCCCTGAGTACTGCCCCAGGCGCTCCGCACCGCCATGCACACTGCACCCAGCAGAGGGAACCCCTGGCCTGGGATCCAGCTGTGTACCCTCTCCCAGAGCTGCAGCTGCCCCAGGATGACAGCAGCTGTGTGGCTTTAGGCGAGGGACCACTCCagcctccatctcctcctctgtaaatggGGATCAAACTGTCCCCGCTTGGAGCATTGTGGGAGGAGTGAGTTCATCGAAGGTGAGCAGCCCGGGCGGCCTGGTGTTAGGGCTCAGCAAGTGTTAGCTTTTGTTATGATGTGCCTGCAGAGCCTAGgccttcaacaaagcagggaacGGCCTGTCTCCAGGTAGCTTCTATTCTGGGAGAGGAACATCAAAAGAGACAgaactataggggcgcctgggtagcgcagtcgttaagcgtctgccttcggctcagggcgtgatcccggcgttctaggatcgagccccacatcaggctcctccgctatgagcctgcttcttcctctcccactccccctgcttgtgttccctctctcgctggctgtctctgtctaataaagaaataaataaatctttagaaaaaaaaaaagagacagaactATAAATTACTAGGAGCCCACGAAGAAAGAGATTGGCACGCTGGGAGAGAGATCACGAGGGGGTGAGATTTCCCTTGGGGGTGCTTCCGAGGAAGGAATGAGCTGGGATCTGCTCAGGGGAGGGTGCAGGGAGGAGATCAGGTGCAGGGCTCAGCAGGGGCAACGGGCCAGAAGTGGGCTTGCGTTTGGCATATTGGAGGAGCAGCGAAGAGGCTGGGATGGCTGgctcagggggaggggaggggggctgacGAGGATGGAggtggcagggtggcaggagGGCAGGGTTTACACAGAGAAGGGCCGTGATCTGGGGGCGAGTTGGTAGAACCACTTAGTTGGAGGGGATCATAGGAGGAACCTTTACTGAACGCTAACTGTGCACTCAGCAGGGGGCCGAGGGCTTTCCTTttagcccccccccaccccaccccccggccaGGCTCCTGTAACACCACTCTGTCCTGTCATCCCTCATCCCTGGAGGTGGCGGCAGACTCCTGATGCCAATCCCCAGGCTACCTCATCATCGTCTCCTGCTTGGGAGAAGCAGCCTTTCCCTATAGTAATCCTCTCTGTCGAAAGGGCTagattgatttctctttttcctggcTGAACTTCCAggatttcacaggtgaggaaacaggaccagagaggttgagtagcttgctccaggtcacacagccagcagatggCGGTCAGGATCGAAACCTGGGCCTCTGGGGGGGGTGTGTGGAAGTGGATGGGAGCTGATTCTCCCCATTCGGGGTCCAGACTCCACTGCCCTTGACCCATCTCCCTGCCCCAGGTGCTCTCCCAGCCCGGCTGCACAGCTGTTCACCTCCGCAATCACCTCTGCTTTGGCCACTGCTCCTCCCTCTACCTTCCCAGCTCGGACCCCACCGCACTCGTCCTCTGCAACAGCTGCGCACCCACTCGCAAGCGCTGGACACCTGTGGTCCTGTGGTGTTGGGCGGGCAGCCCAGCCTCCCGGCGACGGGTGAAGACATCTACCGTGCTCATTGAAGGGTGTCAGTGCAGCCCGAAGGCGTGACCCGAACTTGatggacagacacacagacgcgCACACCTTGGAGAGATGAGCGGAGACGTGCCCAGAGAGATGCCGACCTGGATCCTGAGCACTGGGTCTAGAGACCAGGGCCACAGGGACAGCCATACAGGGCTCCCGAGTCCCTGCCCCGCTCCTGGGGACACCAGACACATCCCCAGCTGTGGGGGTGGGCCACTCACAGTCATAGCACACACGTACGCAGCCCTCGGTTCGCCCGGCCCTGCACTAAGCGTGTGACGTGCACTACCCTGTGTCATCCTCAGAGCAGCCCAATGAGATAGGGGTTAGTatcatcccatttcacagagaaggaaactgaggctctaagAAAGAGGCAGAGTCACTCGCTCAGGTCACACAGCATAAGTGGCGGATCTAGGCAGTGTGGCAACCAATTTTAACTACCGGGATTGACACCGTCTCGTAGAATGAAAGACACACTCCCAGCTACAGGGAGGACGGGTGCTCCCACACAGACCAGGAGACACAGTGATGACCCCGTCCTTGGGACCCCAAGAAACCACGGCAGGGAGGCCCACGGAGATGCGTGGGCTCCCCAAATCAGGAGCAGGACCCGTGTGATCccagctgcccctcctgccccacccctttAAGTCTCCACACAGCCCCATGCACAACGTGGCATTAAACAGGAACCATAACGGTTGGCCAAGCCCAgttgtgcgtgtgcatgtgtttgtgtgtgtgtgtgtgttccttcaaCTGGGGTTCCCTGGGAGCGGGTGGCCCTGTGCTGGGGTGTGGGTATCAGGGGTGCTCCCTCCTTAGCTGGGCACAGGGTCTGCCGTGCAGGAGGGCAGCCTGGCTTTGCGCGGCTGGAACCAGGGCCCTAGCAGATGGGCCCGTCTGGCACAGACGCAGGGACATGTGGTGCTGTCAGGGTTGCCTCCAAATGCCCCCCGGAgcgtggggcggggtgggggggcggccaGGCCCCTCTCGGCCCTCTTCCTGTCTCAGGAAGGAAGGCCCCAGGtgaggggagcagaaggaggggacCCGAGGAAACAGATGGGCCAGCAGGGCGTGGGAGCCTGTGACCTCTGACCCCACAGGCCTGCACAGAGGGGTGGGAACAGGCCCAGCCGCCAGCTCCCAAGGCCCCGCTCCAAgggccctgggtgggggagggtcacGAGGGGCCCACAGGGGGCGcactctcccacctccctccagggTTCTGTGCCAAAGCCCGGGCAGAGTCCGAGTGGGCAGCTCAGCCCTGGCACCACGGGCACCCCGTTCTCTGGCAGGCACGAGGCGCCTGCTTCCCCCCCTTCAGCTGTGCCCACCTCCTGCCAGCCGGGGAGCCAGCTGGGAACCTTGGTGCCAGGGGGCCCCCGGAGTCCCTGCCCCCTCCTGGGCAGTGCCAgccggcccccacccccgcctccccagGCCCAGTAATGGGTGGGTAATGAGTGctgggggagcgggggaggggcaagggatgCAGGTGCCACAGGCGCTGGCACGGGGGGCCGCTAATCAGGTTTGCCAACGCCATCTGTCACCGCGCGAGCATCTGGGGCTCAAGGTGACCCTGTCACCCTCAGTTACAATTATGAGTTTGGCATCTGTATTAAAGCCCGCCAGCC from Ursus arctos isolate Adak ecotype North America unplaced genomic scaffold, UrsArc2.0 scaffold_14, whole genome shotgun sequence includes:
- the DAND5 gene encoding DAN domain family member 5 yields the protein MFPSQLTALLSLLSGAQLHTGSRRPGPLGPSSQLWAATNQTQALGQGTLGSQVQSSALSSWKAFLGLQKTGPLGRGSLHHGQEVAPTVSLPLDPQEVAHETCKAVPYTQVLSQPGCTAVHLRNHLCFGHCSSLYLPSSDPTALVLCNSCAPTRKRWTPVVLWCWAGSPASRRRVKTSTVLIEGCQCSPKA